One segment of Vulpes lagopus strain Blue_001 chromosome 8, ASM1834538v1, whole genome shotgun sequence DNA contains the following:
- the ITGB1 gene encoding integrin beta-1 isoform X1 — MNLQLIFWIGLIGSICCVFGQADENRCLKANAKSCGECIQAGPNCGWCTNSTFLQEGMPTSARCDDLEALKKKGCHPDDIENPRGSKDIKKNKNVTNRSKGTAEKLQPEDITQIQPQQLVLQLRSGEPQTFTLKFKRAEDYPIDLYYLMDLSYSMKDDLENVKSLGTDLMNEMRRITSDFRIGFGSFVEKTVMPYISTTPAKLRNPCTSEQNCTSPFSYKNVLSLTDKGEVFNELVGKQRISGNLDSPEGGFDAIMQVAVCGSLIGWRNVTRLLVFSTDAGFHFAGDGKLGGIVLPNDGQCHLENDVYTMSHYYDYPSIAHLVQKLSENNIQTIFAVTEEFQPVYKELKNLIPKSAVGTLSANSSNVIQLIIDAYNSLSSEVILENSKLPEGVTINYKSYCKNGVNGTGENGRKCSNISIGDEVQFEISITSNKCPNKNSETIKIKPLGFTEEVEVILQFICECECQSEGIPSSPKCHEGNGTFECGACRCNEGRVGRHCECSTDEVNSEDMDAYCRKENSSEICSNNGECVCGQCVCRKRDNTNEIYSGKFCECDNFNCDRSNGLICGGNGVCKCRVCECNPNYTGSACDCSLDTTSCLATNGQICNGRGVCECGACKCTDPKFQGPTCEMCQTCLGVCAEHKECVQCRAFNKGEKKDTCAQECSHFNITKVENRDKLPQPGQVDPLSHCKEKDVDDCWFYFTYSVNGNNEAIVHVVETPECPTGPDIIPIVAGVVAGIVLIGLALLLIWKLLMIIHDRREFAKFEKEKMNAKWDTQENPIYKSPINNFKNPNYGRKAGL; from the exons ACGTTTTTACAAGAAGGAATGCCCACTTCTGCACGGTGTGATGACttagaagctttaaaaaagaagggatgCCATCCAGATGACATAGAAAATCCCAGAGGCtccaaagatataaagaaaaataaaaatgtaaccaaCCGTAGCAAAGGAACAGCAGAGAAGCTCCAGCCAGAAGATATTACTCAGATCCAACCTCAGCAGTTGGTTTTGCAATTACGATCAG GAGAGCCACAGACGTTTACATTAAAATTCAAGAGAGCTGAAGACTATCCTATTGATCTCTACTACCTTATGGACCTCTCCTACTCTATGAAAGATGATTTGGAGAATGTTAAAAGTCTTGGAACGGATCTGATGAATGAAATGAGGAGGATTACTTCAGACTTCCGAATTG GGTTTGGTTCATTTGTGGAGAAAACTGTGATGCCTTACATTAGTACGACGCCAGCTAAGCTCAGGAACCCTTGCACCAGTGAACAGAACTGCACCAGTCCTTTTAGCTACAAAAATGTGCTCAGTCTTACTGATAAAGGGGAAGTATTTAATGAACTTGTTGGGAAACAGCGCATATCTGGAAATTTGGATTCTCCAGAAGGTGGCTTTGATGCAATCATGCAAGTTGCGGTTTGTGGA tcaTTGATTGGCTGGAGGAATGTCACACGGCTGCTGGTGTTTTCCACAGACGCTGGATTTCACTTTGCTGGAGATGGCAAACTTGGTGGCATTGTTTTACCAAATGATGGACAGTGTCACCTGGAAAATGATGTGTACACAATGAGCCATTATTAT gaTTATCCTTCTATTGCTCACCTTGTCCAGAAACTAAGTGAAAATAACATTCAGACAATTTTTGCAGTTACAGAAGAATTTCAGCCCGTTTACAAG gaaCTGAAAAATTTGATCCCTAAGTCAGCAGTAGGAACATTATCTGCAAATTCTAGCAATGTAATTCAGTTGATTATTGATGCCTACAAC TCCCTTTCCTCAgaagtcattttggaaaacagcaaACTGCCAGAAGGAGTTACAATAAATTACAAATCTTACTGTAAGAATGGGGTGAATGGAACaggggaaaatggaagaaaatgttccAATATTTCCATTGGAGATGAG gttCAATTTGAAATTAGTATAACTTCAAATAAATGTCCAAATAAGAATtctgaaaccattaaaattaaGCCTTTGGGCTTTACTGAAGAAGTAGAAGTTATTCTTCAGTTCATCTGTGAATGTGAATGCCAGAGTGAAGGCATCCCTAGTAGTCCAAAATGTCATGAAGGAAATGGGACGTTTGAGTGTGGAGCTTGCAG gTGCAACGAGGGACGTGTTGGTAGACATTGTGAATGTAGCACAGATGAAGTTAACAGTGAAGATATGGATGCTTACTGCAGGAAAGAAAACAGTTCAGAAATCTGTAGTAACAATGGAGAGTGTGTCTGTGGACAATGTGTTTGTAGGAAGAGGGATAATACAAATGAAATTTATTCTGGCAAATTTTGCGAGTGTGATAATTTCAACTGCGATAGGTCCAATGGCTTAATTTGTGGAG gaaATGGTGTTTGCAAGTGTCGTGTGTGCGAGTGCAACCCAAACTACACTGGCAGTGCCTGTGACTGTTCTCTGGACACGACTTCATGCCTGGCCACGAACGGGCAGATCTGCAATGGCAGGGGCGTCTGTGAGTGTGGTGCCTGTAAGTGCACAGACCCCAAGTTTCAAGGGCCAACCTGTGAGATGTGTCAGACCTGCCTTGGTGTCTGTGCTGAACATAA AGAATGTGTTCAGTGCAGAGCCttcaataaaggagaaaagaaagacactTGCGCACAGGAATGTTCACATTTCAACATTACCAAGGTTGAAAATCGGGACAAATTACCACAACCAGGCCAGGTTGATCCCCTATCCCATTGTAAAGAGAAGGATGTTGACGATTGCTGGTTCTATTTCACATATTCAGTGAATGGGAATAATGAGGCCATTGTTCATGTTGTAGAGACACCAG AGTGCCCCACTGGACCAGACATCATTCCAATTGTAGCTGGTGTGGTTGCTGGAATTGTTCTTATTGGGCTTGCGTTGCTGCTGATTTGGAAGCTTTTAATGATAATTCATGACAGAAGGGAATTTGccaaatttgaaaaggaaaaaatgaatgccAAATGGGACACG cAAGAAAATCCGATTTACAAGAGTCCTATTAATAATTTCAAGAATCCAAACTATGGACGTAAAGCTGGTCTCTAA
- the ITGB1 gene encoding integrin beta-1 isoform X2, with amino-acid sequence MNLQLIFWIGLIGSICCVFGQADENRCLKANAKSCGECIQAGPNCGWCTNSTFLQEGMPTSARCDDLEALKKKGCHPDDIENPRGSKDIKKNKNVTNRSKGTAEKLQPEDITQIQPQQLVLQLRSGEPQTFTLKFKRAEDYPIDLYYLMDLSYSMKDDLENVKSLGTDLMNEMRRITSDFRIGFGSFVEKTVMPYISTTPAKLRNPCTSEQNCTSPFSYKNVLSLTDKGEVFNELVGKQRISGNLDSPEGGFDAIMQVAVCGSLIGWRNVTRLLVFSTDAGFHFAGDGKLGGIVLPNDGQCHLENDVYTMSHYYDYPSIAHLVQKLSENNIQTIFAVTEEFQPVYKELKNLIPKSAVGTLSANSSNVIQLIIDAYNSLSSEVILENSKLPEGVTINYKSYCKNGVNGTGENGRKCSNISIGDEVQFEISITSNKCPNKNSETIKIKPLGFTEEVEVILQFICECECQSEGIPSSPKCHEGNGTFECGACRCNEGRVGRHCECSTDEVNSEDMDAYCRKENSSEICSNNGECVCGQCVCRKRDNTNEIYSGKFCECDNFNCDRSNGLICGGNGVCKCRVCECNPNYTGSACDCSLDTTSCLATNGQICNGRGVCECGACKCTDPKFQGPTCEMCQTCLGVCAEHKECVQCRAFNKGEKKDTCAQECSHFNITKVENRDKLPQPGQVDPLSHCKEKDVDDCWFYFTYSVNGNNEAIVHVVETPECPTGPDIIPIVAGVVAGIVLIGLALLLIWKLLMIIHDRREFAKFEKEKMNAKWDTGENPIYKSAVTTVVNPKYEGK; translated from the exons ACGTTTTTACAAGAAGGAATGCCCACTTCTGCACGGTGTGATGACttagaagctttaaaaaagaagggatgCCATCCAGATGACATAGAAAATCCCAGAGGCtccaaagatataaagaaaaataaaaatgtaaccaaCCGTAGCAAAGGAACAGCAGAGAAGCTCCAGCCAGAAGATATTACTCAGATCCAACCTCAGCAGTTGGTTTTGCAATTACGATCAG GAGAGCCACAGACGTTTACATTAAAATTCAAGAGAGCTGAAGACTATCCTATTGATCTCTACTACCTTATGGACCTCTCCTACTCTATGAAAGATGATTTGGAGAATGTTAAAAGTCTTGGAACGGATCTGATGAATGAAATGAGGAGGATTACTTCAGACTTCCGAATTG GGTTTGGTTCATTTGTGGAGAAAACTGTGATGCCTTACATTAGTACGACGCCAGCTAAGCTCAGGAACCCTTGCACCAGTGAACAGAACTGCACCAGTCCTTTTAGCTACAAAAATGTGCTCAGTCTTACTGATAAAGGGGAAGTATTTAATGAACTTGTTGGGAAACAGCGCATATCTGGAAATTTGGATTCTCCAGAAGGTGGCTTTGATGCAATCATGCAAGTTGCGGTTTGTGGA tcaTTGATTGGCTGGAGGAATGTCACACGGCTGCTGGTGTTTTCCACAGACGCTGGATTTCACTTTGCTGGAGATGGCAAACTTGGTGGCATTGTTTTACCAAATGATGGACAGTGTCACCTGGAAAATGATGTGTACACAATGAGCCATTATTAT gaTTATCCTTCTATTGCTCACCTTGTCCAGAAACTAAGTGAAAATAACATTCAGACAATTTTTGCAGTTACAGAAGAATTTCAGCCCGTTTACAAG gaaCTGAAAAATTTGATCCCTAAGTCAGCAGTAGGAACATTATCTGCAAATTCTAGCAATGTAATTCAGTTGATTATTGATGCCTACAAC TCCCTTTCCTCAgaagtcattttggaaaacagcaaACTGCCAGAAGGAGTTACAATAAATTACAAATCTTACTGTAAGAATGGGGTGAATGGAACaggggaaaatggaagaaaatgttccAATATTTCCATTGGAGATGAG gttCAATTTGAAATTAGTATAACTTCAAATAAATGTCCAAATAAGAATtctgaaaccattaaaattaaGCCTTTGGGCTTTACTGAAGAAGTAGAAGTTATTCTTCAGTTCATCTGTGAATGTGAATGCCAGAGTGAAGGCATCCCTAGTAGTCCAAAATGTCATGAAGGAAATGGGACGTTTGAGTGTGGAGCTTGCAG gTGCAACGAGGGACGTGTTGGTAGACATTGTGAATGTAGCACAGATGAAGTTAACAGTGAAGATATGGATGCTTACTGCAGGAAAGAAAACAGTTCAGAAATCTGTAGTAACAATGGAGAGTGTGTCTGTGGACAATGTGTTTGTAGGAAGAGGGATAATACAAATGAAATTTATTCTGGCAAATTTTGCGAGTGTGATAATTTCAACTGCGATAGGTCCAATGGCTTAATTTGTGGAG gaaATGGTGTTTGCAAGTGTCGTGTGTGCGAGTGCAACCCAAACTACACTGGCAGTGCCTGTGACTGTTCTCTGGACACGACTTCATGCCTGGCCACGAACGGGCAGATCTGCAATGGCAGGGGCGTCTGTGAGTGTGGTGCCTGTAAGTGCACAGACCCCAAGTTTCAAGGGCCAACCTGTGAGATGTGTCAGACCTGCCTTGGTGTCTGTGCTGAACATAA AGAATGTGTTCAGTGCAGAGCCttcaataaaggagaaaagaaagacactTGCGCACAGGAATGTTCACATTTCAACATTACCAAGGTTGAAAATCGGGACAAATTACCACAACCAGGCCAGGTTGATCCCCTATCCCATTGTAAAGAGAAGGATGTTGACGATTGCTGGTTCTATTTCACATATTCAGTGAATGGGAATAATGAGGCCATTGTTCATGTTGTAGAGACACCAG AGTGCCCCACTGGACCAGACATCATTCCAATTGTAGCTGGTGTGGTTGCTGGAATTGTTCTTATTGGGCTTGCGTTGCTGCTGATTTGGAAGCTTTTAATGATAATTCATGACAGAAGGGAATTTGccaaatttgaaaaggaaaaaatgaatgccAAATGGGACACG ggtgaaAATCCTATTTATAAGAGTGCTGTGACAACTGTTGTCAATCCGAAGTATGAGGGAAAATGA